The Merismopedia glauca CCAP 1448/3 DNA segment AGTTGGTTAACTATCAACCTCAAGATCCCATTTTTAATTCACCAATAGCCATTCTAGGTGCTGGTGCTTGGGGTTCGGCTTTAGCTACTTTAGCCGAAAGAAATGACAATCAGGTCAAAATTTGGTCGAGGCGCTCTGCTAGTCTTCTAGAAGAAGTTGTGGTCGGTTGCGATATGATTGTCTCAGCAGTATCTATCTCTGGAGTCAGTACGGTAGCGAAACAACTCCAAACGGTGCTTTCACCTCAGACAATTATTGTCACTGCGACTAAGGGTTTAGAACCGCTTACTGCTCGTACTCCCGCTCAAATCTGGCAAGATTTTTTGCCTAATAATCCCGTAGTTGTGCTTTCTGGCCCCAATCTGGCTAAAGAAATACAGCAAGGGCTACCAGGCGCAACCGTAGTAGCTAGTGCTAACCATAAAGCCGCCTCAACTGTTCAGCAAGCGTTTTCATCGGCTCAGTTTCGAGTCTATACCAACGAAGATCCTTTGGGAGTTGAGTTGGGAGGAACCCTGAAAAACGTGATGGCGATCGCGGCTGGAGCTTGCGACGGTTTACAATTAGGAACTAATGCTAAAGCGGGCTTGCTCACGAGAGGTTTAGCCGAAATTATCCGCGTTGGTCAGCATTGGGGGGCAAAACCGGAGACTTTTTACGGATTATCAGGATTGGGTGATTTATTAGCTACTTGCAACAGCCACCTCAGCCGTAATTATCAAGTTGGCTACCATATGGCTCAAGGAAAAACTCTTTCAGAAGCCTTAGCTATGATTGAAGGGACAGCCGAAGGAGTAAATACGACTAGGGTATTAATCCAGCGCGCCGAACAGCAAAATATCTCAGTTCCTGTATCTTACCAAGTATATCGCCTGATTCAAGGTGAAGTTACCCCAGAAGCAGCCACTAGAGAATTGATGTCAAGAGACGCGAAGTCGGAGTAGAAGAGTAAAGAGTAAAGAGTAAATGCTAGCCTTGATAA contains these protein-coding regions:
- a CDS encoding NAD(P)H-dependent glycerol-3-phosphate dehydrogenase codes for the protein MVNYQPQDPIFNSPIAILGAGAWGSALATLAERNDNQVKIWSRRSASLLEEVVVGCDMIVSAVSISGVSTVAKQLQTVLSPQTIIVTATKGLEPLTARTPAQIWQDFLPNNPVVVLSGPNLAKEIQQGLPGATVVASANHKAASTVQQAFSSAQFRVYTNEDPLGVELGGTLKNVMAIAAGACDGLQLGTNAKAGLLTRGLAEIIRVGQHWGAKPETFYGLSGLGDLLATCNSHLSRNYQVGYHMAQGKTLSEALAMIEGTAEGVNTTRVLIQRAEQQNISVPVSYQVYRLIQGEVTPEAATRELMSRDAKSE